TAGAGCCTGAAATAGCAACGTAAAAGGCGATTTAGCAGATATGCAATGCGCCCCTTAATTCGTTCACACAAATCTATGAGAAGGGTATGCTGACATACCCTTCTTCCTTTTGAGGAGAACAAAAATGACAGTTAAATTTTTACATACGATGGTCCGCGTTAAAGACCTTGAGAAATCCCTTGAATTTTTCTCAAATGTTTTAGGATTAAAAGAGACTCGCCGTAAAGAATATCCCCAGTGGGAATGTACGCTTGTCTATTTAGCGGCGCCGGGGCAAGAGGTTGAGATCGAATTGACCTATAACTGGGATTCAGAAGAAGAGTATGGTATTGGTCGCGCGTTTGGGCACTTAGCCTTTGAGGTGGACGATATCTATGAAGTGTGTCAAC
The window above is part of the Ignatzschineria sp. RMDPL8A genome. Proteins encoded here:
- a CDS encoding VOC family protein; amino-acid sequence: MTVKFLHTMVRVKDLEKSLEFFSNVLGLKETRRKEYPQWECTLVYLAAPGQEVEIELTYNWDSEEEYGIGRAFGHLAFEVDDIYEVCQRAMDAGIEINVPPRDGWMAFFRSPDDISIELLQKGEPKEPQSPWTEMENVGWW